A single region of the Salipaludibacillus sp. LMS25 genome encodes:
- a CDS encoding GntR family transcriptional regulator encodes METKYNFVKNKIKSQILQGFIQPHQKVGSETELMKEYEVSRHTVRKAIDELVNDGWIYKKQGAGTFCADRSASKNGTSGQQTKNIAVITTYFSDYIFPSIIRGIEGYLSENGYQVTLFSTNNNIEQERRCLEAVLQQGFDGLIIEPTKSALPNPNINYYLNLERTGIPYVMINAYYEELEPTHLIMNDVEGGRVQARHVLDLGHEYVLGFFKNDDIQGTKRMKGFIKAHRESGIPLSPKNIITYTTETKETVPVEELRQHLSNTSELPTAIVCYNDQLALMLLDVIRDMKLSVPEDISVVGYDDSFLSVASEVKLTTVKHPKEEMGKEAGRKIYNFVEQKQTSSHHFETTPVIYEPEIIIRNSTQGISVKEIN; translated from the coding sequence ATGGAAACAAAATATAACTTTGTGAAAAATAAGATTAAATCGCAGATCCTCCAGGGATTTATTCAACCCCATCAAAAGGTAGGCTCTGAAACCGAATTGATGAAGGAGTATGAAGTAAGTCGCCATACGGTGAGAAAAGCGATCGATGAACTAGTCAATGACGGATGGATTTATAAAAAGCAGGGAGCAGGAACATTTTGTGCTGACCGTTCAGCTTCAAAAAATGGGACTTCGGGCCAACAAACGAAAAATATAGCGGTCATTACAACCTATTTTTCAGATTATATTTTTCCATCAATCATTCGAGGAATCGAAGGATATTTAAGTGAAAATGGGTATCAAGTTACGTTGTTTAGTACGAACAATAATATTGAGCAAGAGCGTCGGTGTCTCGAGGCCGTGTTACAGCAAGGGTTTGATGGTCTTATTATAGAGCCGACGAAAAGTGCGCTCCCGAATCCAAATATTAACTATTATTTAAATTTAGAAAGAACAGGAATTCCGTATGTCATGATAAATGCTTATTATGAAGAACTAGAGCCTACTCATTTAATCATGAATGATGTAGAAGGTGGAAGAGTGCAGGCACGTCATGTGTTGGACCTTGGCCATGAATACGTTCTAGGTTTTTTTAAAAACGATGATATACAAGGTACGAAGCGTATGAAAGGTTTTATTAAAGCTCACCGTGAAAGTGGTATTCCTTTAAGCCCCAAAAATATTATCACTTACACAACGGAAACAAAGGAAACGGTGCCGGTAGAAGAATTGAGGCAACATTTAAGCAATACGTCAGAGCTACCTACTGCTATTGTCTGCTATAATGACCAACTGGCATTAATGCTGTTGGATGTGATAAGAGACATGAAGTTGTCTGTGCCTGAAGATATTTCAGTAGTAGGATATGATGATTCCTTTCTTTCAGTAGCTTCAGAAGTTAAATTGACGACGGTGAAGCATCCAAAAGAAGAAATGGGGAAAGAGGCTGGGCGTAAAATATACAATTTTGTTGAACAGAAGCAGACGTCTTCTCATCATTTTGAAACGACACCAGTTATTTATGAACCTGAAATAATAATTAGAAACTCAACGCAAGGGATAAGTGTAAAAGAAATAAATTAG
- a CDS encoding ABC transporter substrate-binding protein, with the protein MKKMALAALSSVFLLSACGGNENNSNDASGEGGDLEEQTVVGDDVEGATELTFWNFQELHTQFFEDAVIRWNEENPDRPIKLVAETYPFDQMHNNLLLSLQSGSGAPDFADIEISQFANYLQGEVQLEALNDVVEPELDDVVTSRFDIYAKDDNYYGIDYHVGATVMFYNEEIMNEAGVDIDSIETWDDYVEAGKQVVANTDAVMTTVESDEHFTFWPLISQRGSDYFDENGDVILDNETNVETLQFIYDLVYDYEIAEIAPGGFHHAEEYYGFMNDGGAASLMMPMWYMGRFLDYMEDLDGKMQIRPLPMWDEGGNRSAGMGGTGTVITNQTEDPELAKDFLAFAKLSEEGNVKLWEILGFDPPRHDVWDSAAMAEDNRFYHYFHDDIFDILLDIRDEINDLNITEQTTNAQQEIHSNVMHSVLRDQSRTPQEALEDAAEAVRSRMID; encoded by the coding sequence ATGAAAAAAATGGCTTTAGCAGCACTCTCAAGCGTTTTTCTATTGTCAGCATGTGGGGGAAATGAAAATAACTCAAATGATGCCAGTGGTGAAGGTGGAGACCTAGAAGAACAAACCGTCGTTGGGGATGACGTTGAAGGCGCAACAGAGCTTACATTTTGGAATTTCCAAGAACTTCATACTCAATTTTTTGAAGACGCTGTCATTCGGTGGAATGAAGAAAATCCAGACCGTCCTATTAAGTTAGTCGCAGAAACGTATCCGTTTGACCAAATGCATAATAATTTATTACTCTCACTTCAATCGGGTAGTGGTGCCCCAGACTTTGCGGATATAGAGATTAGTCAATTTGCGAATTATTTACAAGGTGAGGTTCAACTGGAAGCTTTGAATGATGTTGTTGAACCAGAGTTAGATGATGTCGTAACATCTAGATTTGATATTTACGCAAAAGATGATAATTATTACGGAATTGATTATCACGTTGGTGCAACGGTGATGTTTTATAATGAAGAGATTATGAATGAAGCAGGTGTAGATATTGATTCTATTGAAACATGGGATGACTATGTGGAGGCAGGTAAACAAGTCGTAGCTAATACAGATGCGGTTATGACGACAGTAGAATCAGATGAGCATTTTACCTTTTGGCCTTTAATTAGTCAAAGAGGTTCTGATTATTTCGATGAAAATGGCGACGTTATTCTTGACAATGAAACGAATGTAGAGACACTACAATTTATTTATGACCTCGTCTATGACTATGAGATTGCAGAGATAGCCCCTGGAGGATTTCATCATGCGGAAGAATATTATGGTTTTATGAATGACGGTGGAGCTGCCTCGTTAATGATGCCAATGTGGTATATGGGTCGTTTTCTTGACTACATGGAAGATTTAGATGGAAAGATGCAAATTCGACCTTTGCCAATGTGGGATGAAGGCGGCAATCGCTCTGCTGGTATGGGTGGGACAGGGACTGTCATAACAAATCAAACAGAAGACCCTGAATTGGCGAAAGATTTCCTAGCTTTTGCGAAATTATCTGAAGAAGGAAATGTTAAACTTTGGGAAATTCTTGGCTTTGATCCACCGAGACATGATGTGTGGGACTCTGCTGCCATGGCAGAAGATAATCGCTTCTATCACTATTTCCATGATGATATTTTCGACATACTTCTTGATATTCGGGATGAAATTAATGATTTGAATATCACTGAACAGACAACAAATGCGCAACAGGAAATTCATTCTAATGTGATGCATTCCGTTTTACGCGATCAAAGTAGAACCCCGCAAGAAGCGTTGGAAGATGCAGCAGAAGCTGTAAGGAGTAGAATGATAGATTAA
- a CDS encoding carbohydrate ABC transporter permease, giving the protein MEKTLKEKMITCLLVGLFIIVAFVALFPVISLVVASLSPASDLMRYGLSGELFFSAFDFQNFQAIFGAEGSSYWQWYINSIIISAVLIVLSLFFSSMVGYALALYEFKGKRFVFILVLLILMIPFEILMLPLFRMMTAFNLVDSYLAVMLPLIVAPIAVFFFRQYAVGLPKELMEAARIDGCTEYGIFFKIMAPLMLPSFAAMAILQGLTSWNNFLWPLLVLRSNDMFTLPIGLATLLTPYGNNYQILFAGSVLSIIPIIILFLFFQRFFIAGLTSGGVKG; this is encoded by the coding sequence ATGGAAAAAACGCTGAAAGAAAAAATGATAACATGTCTACTTGTAGGCTTATTTATAATAGTGGCATTTGTGGCGTTATTTCCGGTAATTTCACTGGTTGTGGCGTCGTTAAGTCCTGCATCGGATTTAATGAGATATGGATTATCAGGAGAATTATTCTTTTCTGCCTTTGATTTTCAAAATTTCCAAGCGATTTTTGGGGCGGAAGGAAGTAGCTATTGGCAATGGTATATAAATAGTATCATTATTTCAGCTGTACTTATTGTCTTATCCCTCTTTTTCTCATCAATGGTAGGATATGCTCTCGCCTTGTATGAATTTAAAGGGAAGCGATTCGTATTTATTCTCGTTCTGCTTATCTTAATGATTCCATTTGAAATTTTAATGTTGCCTCTCTTCCGCATGATGACAGCTTTTAATTTAGTTGATTCTTACCTTGCGGTTATGCTGCCATTAATCGTAGCTCCTATAGCGGTATTCTTCTTTAGGCAATATGCCGTCGGCCTTCCTAAAGAATTAATGGAGGCTGCCAGGATAGACGGTTGCACGGAATATGGTATTTTCTTTAAAATTATGGCGCCTCTTATGTTACCCTCTTTTGCAGCAATGGCCATTTTACAAGGTTTAACAAGCTGGAATAATTTTCTCTGGCCGTTACTTGTGTTAAGGTCAAATGACATGTTTACGTTACCTATTGGATTGGCCACATTATTAACGCCATATGGGAATAACTATCAAATACTATTTGCAGGTTCTGTATTGAGTATCATTCCAATTATTATTCTGTTCCTCTTTTTCCAAAGGTTCTTTATTGCGGGGTTAACATCAGGTGGTGTAAAAGGATAA
- a CDS encoding N-acetylmuramoyl-L-alanine amidase: protein MVKKTSLIVLSLFILAGLYSQLSDTVGYADAVETITEGEVTASSLIIREEPSPGAASLGSYRQGDKVTIYESSGDWYKVKHSSGWGYVHSAYINASMTKSAPGEKASGKVTVNNLHVRDSPSTEGQIISHLSRGTMIELGPFSNGWYQVSIGTTRGYIDSSYIEVQSGSSSKGESTPASSSNVSEQVGSGRVTATRLNVRSSASTEAEIIGSLTRGTTVELLSESSGWYKVETENGNGYIHGSYVNTTDLSSGGNTNSSGQLDGKTIFVDAGHGGSDPGAIVDGISEKAIALDVSLKLRHALESEGANVVMSRTGDSYIEVGERAEMANAAGADLFISIHANAFTSSSVNGSEVFYSSQTYGDSSRQLAQAIQSQLVNGLNRADRGVVERDLTVLTELDMPGILIEPGFMSNSSDMDMLMNQQNQLVTHIVNGFKNY from the coding sequence ATGGTGAAAAAAACAAGTTTGATAGTTCTTTCTTTGTTCATCTTAGCAGGGTTATATAGTCAATTAAGTGATACAGTTGGCTATGCAGATGCAGTTGAAACAATTACGGAAGGTGAAGTGACTGCTTCTTCGCTAATCATTCGAGAGGAACCTTCGCCAGGTGCTGCTTCACTTGGAAGTTATCGTCAAGGTGATAAGGTTACTATCTATGAATCTTCAGGCGACTGGTATAAAGTAAAACATAGTAGCGGATGGGGATATGTTCACAGTGCTTACATAAACGCTTCAATGACTAAGAGCGCACCAGGGGAAAAAGCAAGTGGGAAAGTTACCGTGAATAACTTACATGTGAGAGATTCTCCATCTACAGAAGGGCAGATTATTAGTCATTTAAGTAGAGGAACGATGATTGAATTAGGGCCTTTCTCAAATGGCTGGTACCAAGTGAGTATTGGAACGACGAGAGGATACATTGACAGCTCTTATATTGAGGTTCAATCCGGTTCTTCTAGTAAAGGAGAGAGTACTCCTGCTTCCTCTTCAAATGTGTCTGAACAGGTCGGAAGTGGAAGAGTCACAGCTACACGTTTAAATGTTAGGTCGTCAGCATCCACTGAGGCTGAGATTATAGGTAGCTTAACGCGAGGGACGACCGTAGAGTTGCTTAGTGAATCAAGCGGCTGGTATAAAGTTGAAACAGAGAATGGGAACGGTTATATCCATGGTTCTTATGTGAATACCACTGATTTGAGCAGTGGTGGGAATACGAATAGCTCGGGTCAGCTAGATGGTAAAACAATCTTCGTAGATGCAGGACATGGAGGAAGTGATCCAGGTGCAATCGTTGATGGTATTAGTGAGAAAGCTATTGCCCTTGACGTCAGTTTAAAACTGCGACATGCACTAGAAAGTGAGGGTGCTAATGTGGTCATGAGCAGGACGGGGGATTCTTATATAGAGGTTGGCGAACGAGCAGAGATGGCTAACGCTGCTGGCGCTGATTTATTTATTAGTATCCACGCCAATGCTTTTACATCCTCTTCAGTTAACGGTTCTGAAGTTTTCTACAGTAGTCAGACTTATGGTGATAGCAGCCGTCAATTAGCTCAAGCTATCCAATCCCAACTAGTAAATGGGTTAAATCGAGCAGATCGGGGCGTTGTGGAGCGCGATCTTACAGTATTAACCGAATTAGATATGCCTGGCATTCTAATAGAACCAGGCTTTATGTCAAATAGCTCTGATATGGACATGTTAATGAATCAGCAGAACCAGTTGGTCACACATATTGTCAATGGTTTTAAAAATTATTAA
- a CDS encoding arabinan endo-1,5-alpha-L-arabinosidase, giving the protein MNGYMWMLCIIVVVAAGVFLFNGASFADRGANQQHNKQENPPTGKLDMIGDIGDYVPGEIDDPVHDPALLRTDDAYYVFSTGILRSVDDPGGIYVRKSEGTLEGPWEAIGEIPVPEWVTDYHSEHLWAPQAIEYDNTYYLYYAVSSFGSNRSAIGVLSSETPHDLNSWVDHGPILTSEPGVTDYNAIDSHVFEAEGSLWIVYGSHFSGIKLQKMDNPTDVSSGELVTLQNRPSVQHNPVEAPTIIEKDGYYYLFTSWDQCCAGTDSSYKIAVGRAESVAGPYIDQQGQPLAEGGGTVILESEGNQIGPGGQDIFQAYGQDYLIHHYYDGDAAGVIRMQIRTLSWEDHWPTVDR; this is encoded by the coding sequence ATGAATGGTTATATGTGGATGTTATGTATCATCGTCGTTGTTGCAGCAGGTGTGTTTCTATTTAATGGTGCATCTTTCGCTGATAGAGGTGCAAACCAACAGCATAACAAGCAAGAGAATCCGCCTACGGGGAAGTTGGATATGATCGGTGATATTGGTGACTATGTTCCTGGTGAGATTGATGATCCTGTACATGATCCCGCTTTACTTCGAACGGACGATGCTTATTATGTCTTTTCCACGGGAATTCTAAGAAGTGTTGATGATCCTGGAGGTATTTATGTAAGGAAATCAGAAGGGACTCTTGAAGGGCCTTGGGAAGCAATTGGGGAAATTCCCGTTCCAGAATGGGTAACTGACTACCATTCTGAACATCTCTGGGCACCGCAAGCTATTGAATACGATAACACTTATTATTTATATTATGCTGTATCCTCATTCGGCTCAAATCGATCGGCAATAGGTGTTTTAAGTTCTGAGACCCCTCATGATCTTAATAGTTGGGTTGACCATGGTCCTATTTTAACATCAGAACCGGGGGTAACTGATTACAATGCCATTGATTCACATGTGTTTGAGGCTGAAGGCTCCCTTTGGATCGTATACGGCTCGCACTTTAGTGGGATAAAGCTTCAGAAAATGGACAACCCTACGGATGTGTCATCAGGTGAGTTGGTAACGTTACAAAACAGGCCCTCTGTTCAGCACAACCCTGTTGAAGCACCTACCATAATAGAAAAAGACGGGTATTATTATTTATTCACCTCATGGGATCAATGCTGTGCAGGTACGGACAGTTCGTATAAAATAGCTGTAGGTCGTGCGGAGTCGGTGGCAGGACCATATATAGATCAACAAGGACAGCCTCTTGCTGAAGGTGGAGGAACGGTCATTTTAGAGTCAGAAGGGAATCAAATTGGTCCGGGAGGCCAAGATATTTTCCAAGCATACGGCCAGGACTATTTAATTCACCACTACTACGATGGTGATGCAGCTGGTGTGATCCGAATGCAAATTAGAACCCTTAGCTGGGAAGATCATTGGCCAACTGTTGATAGATAA
- a CDS encoding carbohydrate ABC transporter permease, with protein sequence MPNKPKKRSSFLYSKKAAPYIFISPFILSFLFLFLYPFISAINMSFQRVLPGQVEYIALRNYERVLNPTFYTALQNTTVYVILTVILLTVLPLVFAVFLNHRLMKMTNFFRAAIFIPALTSVIVAGTIFRMIFGDSDMAIANQFLSFFGISPIEWRYGAASGMFLMVALASWRWMGVNILYFLAALQNVNHDLYEAADIDGANVWQKFQHVTFPAIKPIVIFLTTITTINGFRMFEESFVFWETSSPGNIGLTVVGYIYQEGIQRNDMGFGAAVGIVLLLVIFVVSVIQLYLTGAFKKGDS encoded by the coding sequence ATGCCGAACAAGCCTAAGAAGCGATCTAGCTTTCTGTACTCTAAAAAAGCGGCGCCTTATATTTTCATATCACCTTTTATTCTTTCATTTTTATTTTTATTCCTCTATCCTTTTATTAGCGCCATAAATATGAGTTTTCAAAGAGTGCTTCCTGGACAGGTAGAATACATCGCATTAAGGAACTATGAGAGAGTTTTAAACCCAACATTTTATACAGCATTACAAAATACGACGGTGTATGTTATTTTAACAGTTATTTTATTAACCGTCTTACCCCTAGTTTTTGCCGTTTTTCTGAATCATCGGCTCATGAAAATGACGAATTTTTTCCGAGCGGCTATTTTTATTCCTGCTCTAACATCGGTCATCGTAGCGGGGACGATTTTTAGAATGATTTTTGGTGATTCTGATATGGCCATTGCTAATCAATTCCTTAGCTTCTTTGGAATTTCCCCAATAGAATGGCGGTATGGAGCAGCTTCAGGTATGTTCTTAATGGTCGCTTTAGCCTCATGGCGCTGGATGGGGGTAAATATTCTTTATTTTCTTGCAGCATTGCAAAATGTGAATCACGACTTGTATGAAGCGGCAGATATTGACGGAGCGAACGTCTGGCAGAAATTCCAACACGTGACATTCCCTGCAATTAAACCAATTGTGATCTTCTTAACAACGATTACAACCATTAACGGGTTTAGGATGTTTGAAGAAAGTTTTGTTTTTTGGGAAACGAGTTCACCTGGGAATATAGGTTTAACGGTTGTTGGCTATATTTATCAAGAAGGGATTCAGCGGAATGACATGGGGTTTGGAGCAGCAGTGGGAATCGTTCTGCTCTTAGTAATCTTTGTTGTTAGTGTTATACAATTATACCTAACTGGTGCATTTAAAAAGGGTGATTCATAA
- a CDS encoding YesL family protein, producing MIMENLDRFFRLVTRFALLNLLWIGFTVLGLGLFGLFPATAALFSISRKWVQGNEEIALIKSFSSYFKNALVKANLVGWLTSGIGAVLYINYRLISQSGTDVPLLVTVSYIIIVMFFLLMVVSVLPISTHFTGGPVELFKKTALFVLGRLHMACLFVMIVWAATHLSLAFPAAILFFSGSVVSYVIMWFFIRTLHKLEKKNEGQAA from the coding sequence ATGATAATGGAAAATCTGGATCGTTTTTTTCGATTAGTAACACGGTTTGCTTTGCTAAATCTATTATGGATTGGATTTACCGTGTTAGGTTTGGGGCTATTTGGTTTATTTCCAGCAACTGCGGCGTTATTTTCTATATCTAGAAAATGGGTTCAAGGGAACGAGGAAATAGCACTAATTAAGTCTTTTTCATCGTACTTCAAAAATGCTCTAGTGAAAGCTAATTTGGTGGGGTGGCTCACAAGTGGCATTGGTGCTGTATTATATATAAATTACCGTTTAATAAGTCAGTCTGGGACAGATGTACCGTTACTCGTTACAGTCTCATATATTATTATTGTTATGTTCTTCTTGTTGATGGTTGTCTCGGTATTACCGATTTCAACGCACTTTACAGGTGGACCAGTTGAACTATTTAAAAAGACTGCCCTGTTTGTTCTAGGGCGGTTGCACATGGCGTGTCTTTTCGTCATGATCGTCTGGGCTGCTACTCACCTTTCGTTAGCATTCCCTGCTGCCATTTTGTTCTTTTCTGGAAGTGTCGTTTCCTATGTGATCATGTGGTTTTTTATAAGGACCTTACACAAATTAGAAAAGAAAAATGAGGGACAAGCAGCGTGA
- a CDS encoding LCP family protein, translating into MSELQRSRRPSPKRKSPFRRLMKYTLLTLLFLVIVGGSVLGYMIFQVSSVTNDAQEELNRGEKSNFRDTVVNPVEDPISILFLGLDTREADLSGLTDAMILATFNPDDKTIKMVNIPRDSYVNIIGRDSMDKINHAHAFGGVDMTIDTVEHLLNVPVDYVVSLNFTAFMEIVDTIGGVEVDVPMPISDTDNATYGTIEIDEGLQTLNGEEALAYARMRKDDPRGDLGRGDRQKDIIEAVIRQSANFKTITNFNSLMESLGNNLRTNLGFSNLVSMHSYASELDNIDQLSLDGDNMMLEGIYYFSLHEDSVQDVSQRLQQHLEISNLDAQAMINQ; encoded by the coding sequence ATGTCAGAATTACAACGTTCCAGACGGCCTAGTCCAAAAAGAAAAAGCCCTTTTCGCAGGTTAATGAAATATACTTTGCTTACATTGTTGTTTTTAGTTATAGTAGGGGGAAGTGTACTCGGTTATATGATTTTTCAAGTTTCCAGTGTGACGAACGATGCCCAAGAAGAGTTAAATCGTGGTGAAAAATCAAATTTTAGAGACACTGTCGTCAACCCTGTAGAGGATCCTATATCTATTTTGTTTCTTGGGTTGGATACGAGAGAGGCCGATTTATCAGGTTTAACCGATGCAATGATATTAGCTACTTTTAATCCCGATGACAAAACGATCAAAATGGTTAATATTCCCCGTGACTCTTATGTGAACATTATCGGTCGAGATTCAATGGATAAAATTAATCACGCCCATGCTTTTGGTGGGGTTGATATGACGATCGACACGGTAGAGCATTTATTAAATGTCCCTGTTGATTATGTCGTCTCTTTAAATTTCACAGCCTTTATGGAAATTGTTGATACCATCGGCGGTGTTGAAGTTGATGTGCCAATGCCGATTAGTGATACGGATAACGCTACTTACGGCACGATTGAAATTGATGAAGGATTACAAACATTAAATGGTGAAGAAGCGCTTGCTTATGCAAGAATGCGTAAAGATGATCCACGAGGTGATTTAGGTCGAGGGGATCGCCAAAAAGATATTATTGAAGCCGTTATTCGACAATCTGCTAACTTTAAAACGATTACTAACTTCAATTCTCTTATGGAAAGCCTCGGTAACAACTTGCGTACAAACCTTGGTTTTAGCAATTTAGTCAGTATGCATTCTTATGCCAGTGAATTAGATAACATCGATCAACTAAGCTTAGACGGCGATAATATGATGTTAGAGGGCATTTATTATTTCAGTCTTCATGAAGACTCTGTGCAAGATGTTTCTCAAAGATTGCAACAGCACCTTGAAATTTCTAATTTAGACGCTCAAGCTATGATCAACCAATAG